The window AAGTCCTGATTTTGGGTATTTTTCCACATTTTGTAGCGAACCCGAAGAGGTCTCAACCCAAATAACTTTTTAACAGTTTACTCCTCGAGTCCTGACGCAATCTTCTAATCGCTTTTTCTTTTATTTGTCGTACACGCTCACGGGTGAGTTGAAACTTGTCACCAATCTCTTCCAGCGTCATCTCCTGGCATCCTATTCCAAAGAACATCTTGATAATATCGCTTTCACGTTCGGTAAGGGTTGCCAATGCGCGGTCGATCTCCTTCTGCAACGATTCGTTTATCAGGGTTCTGTCTGCTACTGGCGCGTCGTCGTTCACGAGGACATCCAGCAGGCTGTTGTCCTCACCCTCCACGAAGGGTGCATCCATCGAGATGTGGCGACCGGAAACCTTCAACGAGTCGGTCACTTTTTCAACAGAGAGGTCAAGCTCCTGAGCCAGCTCCTCTGCCGATGGGCGTCGTTCATTCTCCTGTTCGAATTTCTGGAAAGCCTTGCTGATCTTGTTCAATGAACCCACCTGATTGAGCGGCAGCCTCACTATACGCGACTGTTCTGCCAGTGCCTGCAAAATAGATTGGCGGATCCACCAGACGGCGTAACTGATGAATTTGAACCCCCGGGTCTCGTCGAACTTTTCAGCGGCCTTAATCAGTCCCAGATTGCCCTCATTGATCAGGTCGGGCAAACTGAGTCCCTGGTTTTGGTATTGTTTTGCTACAGACACAACAAACCGCAAATTGGCCCGCGTCAGCTTTTCAAGAGCTTTCCTGTCACCTTTCTTGATTGCTTGAGCCAATTCCACTTCCTCCTCCACGGTTATCAGGTCTTCCCTGCCAATCTCCTGGAGGTATTTATCTAAAGAAGCGCTTTCACGATTTGTAATCGATTTTGTAATCTTTAATTGTCTCATCTATTATACCTTATGCTTTTACTACTAAAATGGGGTGCAAAGTTACTCTTTTTTTTGCAATAAGAGAATTATCATTTAACACTTTATTGCTTTTGCGTTTAACAGCGAAGGATTTGGATCCCTCCAAACCCTTTGCTATAGAAACACACATCGGCATGTTTTTGTTACAGCAAAAACCGCCTATTAACTTTAATTAACTGAGCACTCTACTTTCCACCCTGAGACAGGTCAATCGCGATATATTGGGTTCTTCCGTTCGGGTAAAACCCGGCAATCAGAATCACTTTGTCCTGACTGGTTCTGCTTACGTTTGAAACGATGTTGGCAATATCGCTCTCGCTGTTCACAGGCGTATTGTTCACCCGCATGATGATGAATCCCTTGTTTATCCCCTCCTTGCGGAAGAGGCCGTTACTGGTTACGCTCGACACTTCTACCCCGCTATTGATACCAAGTTGCCGTTTTCTGGCAGCGGGAATTTCATTGAATGTGGCACCCAGCACGCTCATGTTGTCTGCGCTGCGCTGAATTTCGGTGTTGCCGGCATCATTCTTCAGTTCAACCGTATAAGAGTGTTCCTTTCCGTTTCTCTCTACCGTCACCTTCACTTTATCACCGGGACGGTATCTGCTGAGCTGATCCTGTAACTCGGCGAAATTGCGGATATGCACGTTGTTGATCGCCTTGATGATATCGCCTTTTTCCAAACCGGCAGCCTTAGCAGCACTCCTGTCTCCAAAATCTTCTACCAGAACACCGACGATTTGCGACAACTCCCTGGCTCTTTCGGGATCCTGTCTCCTGACAACATCAATGTTGGGGGCCTGGATACCAAGCACGGCCCGTTGTACAGCCCCGTACTGTTTCAGGTCTGCGGCCACCTTGCCGGCAATTGAGATAGGAACCGCAAAAGCAAGTCCGTTGAAGTCGCCCGATTGGGAGAAGATTGCCGTATTGATTCCTACCAGCTCGCCTTTTGTATTCACCAGGGCACCGCCACTGTTTCCCCTGTTAACTGCCGCATCGATCTGGATAAACGATTGAATGCTCAGGTTTCCGCCGACAATGTTGCCCCGATTCTTGGCACTAACGATACCGGCGGTTACGGTCGATGTGAGGTTGAAAGGATTGCCTACGGCAAGGACCCACTCTCCCACCTGCAAGGCATCGGAATTTCCAAAAGTGAGGTAAGGGAAGTCGTCTCCCTCAATTTTGAGTAGTGCAATATCGGTTTGCGGATCAGTTCCGATTACCTTGGCCGTCATCTCCCTGTTGTCGTTCAGTGATACCGTCACCTCGGTGGCACCTTCCACAACGTGATTGTTGGTGATGATGTACCCATCCTTCGAAATGATTACTCCCGAACCGAAACCGATCTGTTCACGAGGTTGCATGTTCCGTTCGCCAAAGCCGAAGAAGAAGTCGAACGGATTCATATATTGCTGTTGGCTGATAGACTTGACCTTTACGTGAACAACGCCGTTTACCGATTTGGCGGCAGCCTCCGTAAAATCGGGATAACCCTGCTGGGTGGTCAGGCTGGCCAATTTTACACTCTTATCCTGGTCAAAAGAGTCTGCATATTCATTCGTACCGATATTCACGGCAGGAGATATAACTCCTTTCGGGCTGTTCTTCGAAATGGCATTGTACCCGAAAAGGGTTATGACTGAACTGAGTATGGCAACAACAACGATTGTTGTAATGCTTTTTACATTTCCAGTATTCATATGCTTGTCAATTAGGTTTTAATTTTAACACTTACACAAATGTAGAAACAAAAAATGTACAAGGGTTTATCGCAATCGTCCGTTTTCAACTCTTTTAACAAAAAGATGAAGCGATTAACCTGCTTTAACCGTGAAACATACGATTTCAATATTCTTACATGTCACATTGTCAGCAGCACACACCCTCCATTTCATCGATCTACTTCTTCAACTTTTTCCTTTTGTTGGCATACTTCCAGAATTTAAAATTATTAAAGGGTTGAAACAGATCAAAAAAGAGCAGATCGAGGTGGTACTTCCCGGCATCCAGCATCCGGCTGCTTTTTCCCAATACAAATAACTGGACGGCAAAACGGATAATCAGCAACAGGAGGAGGAGCACGACAGCCGGGAGGTTACCCACATAGACGCCGTATACTATTCCGGCAATAACCGAAAGGTAAAACAGGTATTTCGAGAAGGTTTCAAACCCGAAAATGAGCGAGGAGCCCCCTTTGTAAAACTGCTTGGTATAAAGATATTTATGTTTCAAGGCTCTCCATGTCAAAAAGTTGTCTACCACATCACTTTGCGTCATGCTTTCAGGTGACACCACTACACCCACCCTGTTTTTCCGGGCAATTCTGTTGATAAATAGGTCGTCCTCGCCCTCATCGATGTTCAACACCGATGAGTACCCCTTCTCTTCGAAAAAGATCTCTTTTTTGTAGGCCAGGTTCCTGCCGATTCCCATGAATGGCTTGCCAAGAATTGCCAATGAGAGGTACTTCAACCCCTGGATCATGTTGTCGTAAAGAATGAATTTCCGCATCGCAATATGTTTTGCCATCTTCAACTTACAGAATCCCAACACGATCTCATTTCCCTTCACGAATTCGGCGGCAAACTCCCTGATCCATCTATCGGAAGCAGGCTCGCAATATGCCTCGGTAAACAGCAGCAAGTCGTGATTTGCAGCTTTAATCCCAATTGTCAGTGCGAGCTTCTTCATATTTACATCTTCTGCTTCGGCCGGAACGTAAGTGTAATAGAGATGGCTATACTTCAGGCTGAGCGTTTTGAGCACCATATCCGTCTCGTCAGTTGATCCCATATTCACGACGATCACCTCAAAATCGGGGTAATCCTGATCCAATATGGCAGGAAGGAATCTTGCCAGATTTTCCGACTCATTCTTCGATGCAATGATGACCGATACGGGCGGCAGAGTTCCCGAATCGTGCGGTCTCTTGTCTCTTTTCCGCTCATAGAGATAAGGCACCCTGTAAATCAACAGGTAATAAACCAGCTGTATCGTGAAGAAGAAGAGTGCCGACGCCAGAATCACCCAAACAGGAAATGAAAAATCAAAAGTAAGAAAATGAAAAAAATCCATAGCTATAACGTATCAGAGAAATAAGCGCCGGGTAAAGCGCGACAATTGTACATCGATGCCATCGTTTCACCGTAGGCCCCGGCAGAACGGATTGCGATAAGATCACCCCGCTTCGCCCGATTCAGCGAAACTCCCTCACCAAAGACATCACTCGACTCACAGACAGGACCAACAACATCATATGTCTCATACTCGTCATCCGAACTGATATTCTCGATATGGTGAAAAGCCTGGTAAAGCGCAGGACGTATCAGATCGGTCATGCCAGCATCGGTGATCAGGAACTTCTTGCTGACCCCCTCCTTCACATAGGTAGTCCGGGCAATAAGCGATCCGCACTGAGCTACAAGGGAACGCCCCAGCTCAAAGTGGAGCGACTGCCCCTCGCGAAGCTTCAGATACTTGCCAAACAGCCTGAAATAGGCTTCAAAATCTGCAACAGGGCAATGGTTGGGATGGTGGTAATTGATTCCCAACCCTCCGCCAACGTTGATGACATCGAACGACACACCTTGGCGGGAGAACCACTCCTCCAGCTCCACCACCTTCACACAAAGATCTTCAAATGACGACATATCTGTAATTTGCGATCCGATATGGAAGTGCATTCCGATCAGCTGAAGATGGTTGCTTCCTGCAATCATGTCAAGCGCCTTCGGCAAATCGGCCTCATTGAGACCAAACTTGTTCTCTTCCATCCCGGTAGTGATGTAGCGATGGGTATGGGCATCCACATTAGGATTGATCCTCAGCGCAATACGCGCATTACGGCCACCCCCTGATGCAAGCTCTTCAATGGCTTCCAGCTCGGGCAATGACTCCACATTAAAACAGAAGATATCGTTATCGAGTCCGATCCTGATCTCCTTGTCAGTCTTCCCCACTCCGGCAAAAGCTATCCTGGAGGCGGGAAACCCACACTCCAGCGCCCTGAGGATTTCGTTTCCGCTTACACAGTCTGCACCAAAGCCGCAGGAAGCTATTTCACGCAATATTCTTGGATTGGCGTTGGCTTTGAGGGCATAATGGACGATATAATTCTTGCCTTCGATCTCCTTTCTTATTGCCATCAGCGTCCGACGCAACAGATCCATATCGTAATAGTAGAAGGGCGTTTCCAGCGAATGAAACTTTTCTACGGGGAATTGACCTTTGATCATTGGATTTTCAATTTAACGGTGTGAAAAATGATGTCGGCAAAAATACAATTTTTTGCCGACTTTTGGAGAATCTACCGGGCAATAAATTCAGCAATTCCGGATAATGTCGAGTGCCCTTTCCAGCTTCTCTTCCATGGGGAGAGCGGAATCGAGCCAATGGATGGTGAAGCCGCGCCGCTCCATGCCCCGGAACCAGGTCATCTGTCGCTTGGCAAACTGATGTATCGCAATCTCAAGTTGTGAAAACATCTCCTCGAAACTGATCCGGCCAATTGCATAGAGGGTTACGAACTTATACTCCAGCCCGTAATAGATGAGATCATCCGGAGAAACACCCTGCCTGAGCAGGGATTCAATTTCGGTAACCATGCCTTCATCGAGCCTCCTTTTCAGCCGGTCAGTTATCTTCTTTCGTCGCGATTCCCGGTCGATATCCAGCCCGATAATGAGGCTGTCGACTGGTGGATAATCTCTCTGCGAAACCGGATGCCTGAGCTGGTAATCGGCAATTTCGATCGCCCGGATCGCCCGTTTTTTCGTATCGGTATCCGTAGTGTTATGCAGTGGCCGGTATGAAGCCAGGAGCTGTGTAAGCTCCTCCAGCGACTTCTCCTCCAGCCTTTTTCGCAACTCCTTGTTTTCAGGCACATCGGGTAAATGGTAACCCTTCAGGACAGACTCGATATAGAGTCCTGTTCCACCGCACAGTATCGCCACCTTGTTACGCGACAAGATGTCGCGGTATGCGGCGTGAAAATCGTGCTGGTAATTGAACAGCGTGTACTTGTCGCCCGCATCCCGGATATCTATCAGGTGATACGGAACCTGCCTCCCCGCCACCCGGTAATCGGCAAGATCCTTTCCCGTACCGATATCCATTCCACGATAAACCTGGCGCGAGTCGGCACTGATAATCTCCCCGTCGAGCCGTGCGGCGAGATGAGCAGCAAAAGCGGTTTTACCGCTGGCAGTAGGCCCGAGAACAGTTATCAGCTTCTCCATATCACCAGCTGCCTCCCGCACCGCCTCCGCCAAATCTTCCACCACCGCCGCCACTGAAGCCGCCACCAAAACCGCCTCCGCCGAAGCCGCCACCAAAACTGGAACCACCGCCTCCGCCGAATGGAGGAAAAAAGATCGGCCCACCGCCTCTTCTGTGATGCCCGTCACCGTCAATGTGCTGATCTCCTCCTTTCGAAAAGAGCGAGAGCAGTATGAGCACAATCACGAGAAGCAACACGATTTCCAGGAGAGGAAATGCCTCCTTTCCGGCGGCATCGGCATCAAACTCCCCCGATAACCGTCCGATAATCACATCAACGGCAGCATTTACTCCTCCAAAATAGTCATTCTCCTGAAAATAGGGAATCATGGCGTCACGGACAATCCTTCCGGCAAAAGCATCATTGATGAAAGCTTCCAGCCCATATCCGGTAGCAATGAATGCCTCCCCCCTGCTCTTCCCGATTTTTGGCTTTAAGAGGATCAACAGCCCATTATCCTTTCCCTTTTGCCCGATTCCCCATTTTTCACCCAGCACAAATGCGTAATCCGATGCCGGATAGCCCCCCAGATCATTGACAGTGACCACGTAGATCTGGGTCGATGTCGAATCATTATAGGCAAGCAGCCGTTGCTCCAGCGCCTCCCTCTCGGCAGAGGAGAAGAGATTCGCAAAATCATTCACCAGACGGTAGGGATAGACCGGGTCAGGAACATCCTGCGCCGGAAGATTCAACGAAAGCAGAAAGAGCGCCAAAAACAAGACAAGTTTACTCTTCATCCCAAACAACATCATTGTTCAATTCGTTCACATCGCTCTCCGATACCGGAAAACAGTTTTTCATCAACTCACCCGCCTTTTCCACCCCCCGGCAGATACCGCCGCAAATGTCCCCATCCTTGAAGAGGGAGATCATCTCCTCGAGCACCTCGTCCCAGAAGCCGGCTCCGGCAATCTTGCTGATTCCAGCATCACCAAGGATTGCAGCCTTGTGGCTGTCGGGTGCAACGTAAATCAGCACGGCATTACGCAATGCTGTCTCCTCCATCCTCAATTGCCTGAATTTCTTCAAGGCGGCCTCCAACGGATCGCACTTGCATTTTCTGGCAATGCAGACGCGGATTTCGGCGGAAGTACTCTTCTCGGCAGAGCGGATCGACTCAACTACACGGTCTGATTCCTGGGGGGTCAGCATGGTCGCGATTTTATTTTGGAGTTCAATTAAAACTCAACTTTTGGCGCCGTTTCTGCTCCGGGAGCAGCCTGGAAGTACCCTTTCGGCTTAAAGCCAAACCATCCGGCATAGATTACGCGGGGAAACTGGCGGATATAGGCGTTGTAGTCCTGTGCCGCCTGGTTGAACCTGTTTCGCTCCACCGAAATCCGGTTCTCGGTACCTGCCAGTTCATCCTGAAGGGCCAAGAAGTTCTGGTTTGCCTTCAGTTCGGGATAGTTCTCCTGAATAAGGAGCAAACGTCCGATGGCCGAACCCAGCTGACCCTGTGCCTGCTGGTACTGCCGGATAGCCTCTTCGGTCAGGTTCTCCGGATCCACCTTCATCTGGGTGGCTTTGGCACGGGCTTCGGTAACCTGCGCAAAGGTCTCCTGTTCATGTTCGGCATACCCCTTGACAGTTGCCACCAGGTTGGGGATCAAATCGGCACGCCGCTGATAGGCATTCTCCACATTTGCCCATTGCGAGTTTACGCTCTCCTGCTTATTCACCATCGTGTTGTAGCCGCAACTCGAAAGAGTAATTCCCATAACGGCCAATAGCATGTACGTTAATTTCTTCATTGTTGGTTGTTTAATTGGTTTCATGATTTTTTTATTTCAAACGGCACAGCAGGCCGGCCGATATCAGGTATCAAAAACCGGGCCATTCCAAACCTGTTTCAATGCTCATTTAACATCAGAACCACTCTTTTTGTTTTCCTCTCCATAACCAGCGATGGCCTCCTGCCATTTTTTTCATTTAACCATAGAAAAAAAGACCAAAGATTTTGTCAATCCATTAGAAAATAATATCTTTGTATCGGTAAATGACGAGGGGAGCACTGGTTTGCTCCTCTTTTGTTTGTCTGCCTACACGTATCAATGGAGAGAGAAGAGATTAAAATAATTGCCGAGGAGTTTCTGAAGGACTCATCCGACTACCTGGTGGATGTCACGGTTAGCCCCGGGGGAACCATCACGGTCGAAATTGACAACGATAACGGCGTCAATATCGACAACTGCGTGGAGCTGAGCCGCCACATCGAGTCGAGACTCGACCGTGACGCGGAGGATTTCGAACTGACAGTCACATCTGCCGGATTGACATCCCCCCTCAAGACCCCACGTCAATACAGGAAATACGAGGGAAAAGAGGTCGAGGTGCTTACCCGTAAAGGCGAAAAGCTGAAGGGTACCCTTAAGGCGTCAACCGGCGAGACCTTCACCATCGAGGTTACAAAAATGGTCAAGCTGGAGGGAGCAAAACGAAAAACTGCCGTAACGGAGGAGCAGACCCTCAGTTACGACGAGATAAAACATACAAAATACGTCATCAAGTTTTAGATTGGAAAAAGTTATAAATCAGCAAAGGAGAAATCGAAACAAAACCGAATCAAAAAATTAGCATATGGGCAAAAAGAAGGAAACAATCAGCCTAATAGATACATTCTCAGAATTCAACGAGCTGAAGAATATTGACAAGGCCACCATGATCAGTGTGCTTGAAGAGTCATTCAGAAGCGTGATTGCCAAATCGGTGGGTACTGATGAGAATTTTGACATCATCATCAATCCCGACAAGGGCGACCTGGAGATCTGGCGCAACCGGGTGGTTGTCGAGGACGACCAGCTCCAGAATCCCAACATGGAGATCAGTCTGACTGAAGCGCATAAAATCGACCCCGAATTCGAGGTTGGGGAAGAGGTCACCGACGAGCTCCAGCTGGAAGATTTCGGGAGGAGGACGATACTGAACCTTCGCCAGACGTTGGCTTCAAAGATCCTGGAACTGGAGAAGGACAACCTCTACAACAAGTACAAGGAGAAGGTTGGCGAGATTGTAACGGGTGAGGTCTATCAGGTCTGGAAAAAAGAGTTGCTGCTGCTCGACGATGAACATAACGAACTGATCCTTCCCAAAACGGAACAGATCCCCAG of the Petrimonas mucosa genome contains:
- a CDS encoding Do family serine endopeptidase; this encodes MNTGNVKSITTIVVVAILSSVITLFGYNAISKNSPKGVISPAVNIGTNEYADSFDQDKSVKLASLTTQQGYPDFTEAAAKSVNGVVHVKVKSISQQQYMNPFDFFFGFGERNMQPREQIGFGSGVIISKDGYIITNNHVVEGATEVTVSLNDNREMTAKVIGTDPQTDIALLKIEGDDFPYLTFGNSDALQVGEWVLAVGNPFNLTSTVTAGIVSAKNRGNIVGGNLSIQSFIQIDAAVNRGNSGGALVNTKGELVGINTAIFSQSGDFNGLAFAVPISIAGKVAADLKQYGAVQRAVLGIQAPNIDVVRRQDPERARELSQIVGVLVEDFGDRSAAKAAGLEKGDIIKAINNVHIRNFAELQDQLSRYRPGDKVKVTVERNGKEHSYTVELKNDAGNTEIQRSADNMSVLGATFNEIPAARKRQLGINSGVEVSSVTSNGLFRKEGINKGFIIMRVNNTPVNSESDIANIVSNVSRTSQDKVILIAGFYPNGRTQYIAIDLSQGGK
- a CDS encoding TPM domain-containing protein, producing MKSKLVLFLALFLLSLNLPAQDVPDPVYPYRLVNDFANLFSSAEREALEQRLLAYNDSTSTQIYVVTVNDLGGYPASDYAFVLGEKWGIGQKGKDNGLLILLKPKIGKSRGEAFIATGYGLEAFINDAFAGRIVRDAMIPYFQENDYFGGVNAAVDVIIGRLSGEFDADAAGKEAFPLLEIVLLLVIVLILLSLFSKGGDQHIDGDGHHRRGGGPIFFPPFGGGGGSSFGGGFGGGGFGGGFSGGGGGRFGGGGAGGSW
- a CDS encoding TPM domain-containing protein; this encodes MLTPQESDRVVESIRSAEKSTSAEIRVCIARKCKCDPLEAALKKFRQLRMEETALRNAVLIYVAPDSHKAAILGDAGISKIAGAGFWDEVLEEMISLFKDGDICGGICRGVEKAGELMKNCFPVSESDVNELNNDVVWDEE
- the lysA gene encoding diaminopimelate decarboxylase, which encodes MIKGQFPVEKFHSLETPFYYYDMDLLRRTLMAIRKEIEGKNYIVHYALKANANPRILREIASCGFGADCVSGNEILRALECGFPASRIAFAGVGKTDKEIRIGLDNDIFCFNVESLPELEAIEELASGGGRNARIALRINPNVDAHTHRYITTGMEENKFGLNEADLPKALDMIAGSNHLQLIGMHFHIGSQITDMSSFEDLCVKVVELEEWFSRQGVSFDVINVGGGLGINYHHPNHCPVADFEAYFRLFGKYLKLREGQSLHFELGRSLVAQCGSLIARTTYVKEGVSKKFLITDAGMTDLIRPALYQAFHHIENISSDDEYETYDVVGPVCESSDVFGEGVSLNRAKRGDLIAIRSAGAYGETMASMYNCRALPGAYFSDTL
- a CDS encoding sigma-70 family RNA polymerase sigma factor gives rise to the protein MRQLKITKSITNRESASLDKYLQEIGREDLITVEEEVELAQAIKKGDRKALEKLTRANLRFVVSVAKQYQNQGLSLPDLINEGNLGLIKAAEKFDETRGFKFISYAVWWIRQSILQALAEQSRIVRLPLNQVGSLNKISKAFQKFEQENERRPSAEELAQELDLSVEKVTDSLKVSGRHISMDAPFVEGEDNSLLDVLVNDDAPVADRTLINESLQKEIDRALATLTERESDIIKMFFGIGCQEMTLEEIGDKFQLTRERVRQIKEKAIRRLRQDSRSKLLKSYLG
- the miaA gene encoding tRNA (adenosine(37)-N6)-dimethylallyltransferase MiaA — protein: MEKLITVLGPTASGKTAFAAHLAARLDGEIISADSRQVYRGMDIGTGKDLADYRVAGRQVPYHLIDIRDAGDKYTLFNYQHDFHAAYRDILSRNKVAILCGGTGLYIESVLKGYHLPDVPENKELRKRLEEKSLEELTQLLASYRPLHNTTDTDTKKRAIRAIEIADYQLRHPVSQRDYPPVDSLIIGLDIDRESRRKKITDRLKRRLDEGMVTEIESLLRQGVSPDDLIYYGLEYKFVTLYAIGRISFEEMFSQLEIAIHQFAKRQMTWFRGMERRGFTIHWLDSALPMEEKLERALDIIRNC
- the rimP gene encoding ribosome assembly cofactor RimP; translated protein: MEREEIKIIAEEFLKDSSDYLVDVTVSPGGTITVEIDNDNGVNIDNCVELSRHIESRLDRDAEDFELTVTSAGLTSPLKTPRQYRKYEGKEVEVLTRKGEKLKGTLKASTGETFTIEVTKMVKLEGAKRKTAVTEEQTLSYDEIKHTKYVIKF
- a CDS encoding LemA family protein, with product MKKLTYMLLAVMGITLSSCGYNTMVNKQESVNSQWANVENAYQRRADLIPNLVATVKGYAEHEQETFAQVTEARAKATQMKVDPENLTEEAIRQYQQAQGQLGSAIGRLLLIQENYPELKANQNFLALQDELAGTENRISVERNRFNQAAQDYNAYIRQFPRVIYAGWFGFKPKGYFQAAPGAETAPKVEF
- a CDS encoding glycosyltransferase translates to MDFFHFLTFDFSFPVWVILASALFFFTIQLVYYLLIYRVPYLYERKRDKRPHDSGTLPPVSVIIASKNESENLARFLPAILDQDYPDFEVIVVNMGSTDETDMVLKTLSLKYSHLYYTYVPAEAEDVNMKKLALTIGIKAANHDLLLFTEAYCEPASDRWIREFAAEFVKGNEIVLGFCKLKMAKHIAMRKFILYDNMIQGLKYLSLAILGKPFMGIGRNLAYKKEIFFEEKGYSSVLNIDEGEDDLFINRIARKNRVGVVVSPESMTQSDVVDNFLTWRALKHKYLYTKQFYKGGSSLIFGFETFSKYLFYLSVIAGIVYGVYVGNLPAVVLLLLLLIIRFAVQLFVLGKSSRMLDAGKYHLDLLFFDLFQPFNNFKFWKYANKRKKLKK